In one Watersipora subatra chromosome 6, tzWatSuba1.1, whole genome shotgun sequence genomic region, the following are encoded:
- the LOC137398107 gene encoding uncharacterized protein, with protein MVVPVYISANDSVDEVLVYALLDSGSDSTYITRDIANQIRPPSTSEKVTVTTLNGDKTGLINKYKITLRCFEPASERQIHSVQAYEQETIPCNLAQIPTSRIANNMHHLKEIAKLLPPTLDAPIGLLIGRDFSHLLAPHETIIGKHDEPFAVKTVLGWTLCGGNSRHKNTLLTTHLAQKGEFDDLDDRRKASQNDIKFVKILEEGITQDAGGSITLPLPFKDVPFMPNNRSQAERRLNQLIQRFKKDSILKKEYFNFMQEMIDNGHAEPVAESTAETGQVWYLPHFSVYHPRKGKIRVVFDASAHFQNKCLNEELLPGPDHINSLVGILLRFRTKPIALSCDIQKMFLNFKVTTEHRDYLRFLWVDSNLSEVKEYRMTVHLFGATSSPGVATFALRKLATQNSSKNPEASAFITENFYVDDGLASVASVPEAIKLIGDATKICADANLRLHKFASNNRDVLKSIPITERASETQGLDLYKDKLPAERTLGLE; from the coding sequence ATGGTGGTGCCTGTCTATATATCAGCAAATGACTCTGTAGATGAGGTGCTGGTATATGCACTGCTTGATAGTGGATCAGACAGCACATACATAACCAGAGACATAGCTAACCAAATTAGGCCTCCCAGCACATCTGAGAAAGTTACTGTGACAACACTCAATGGAGATAAAACTGGGCTCATCAACAAGTACAAAATCACATTGCGATGTTTTGAACCAGCGTCAGAAAGACAGATACACTCTGTTCAGGCTTATGAACAAGAAACCATACCATGCAACCTTGCACAAATCCCAACGTCTAGAATCGCAAACAACATGCATCATCTCAAGGAAATTGCCAAATTACTACCTCCAACTCTTGATGCACCTATTGGTTTGCTGATAGGGAGAGATTTTTCTCACCTGTTAGCACCACACGAAACAATCATCGGAAAACATGATGAACCTTTCGCGGTAAAAACAGTCCTTGGATGGACATTGTGTGGTGGTAACTCTAGGCATAAAAACACTTTGCTTACAACTCATCTTGCACAAAAGGGTGAGTTTGATGACCTCGATGACAGAAGGAAGGCATCCCAAAACGACATCAAGTTTGTAAAAATACTAGAGGAAGGAATTACACAAGATGCGGGTGGGTCAATAACCCTTCCACTACCTTTCAAAGATGTACCATTCATGCCTAACAATAGAAGTCAAGCCGAACGCAGACTGAATCAGCTCATCCAGAGATTTAAGAAGGATTCCATACTGAAAAAGGAATATTTCAACTTCATGCAAGAAATGATTGATAATGGGCATGCCGAACCAGTTGCAGAAAGTACCGCAGAAACAGGTCAAGTCTGGTATCTACCACACTTCAGTGTCTACCATCCAAGAAAGGGAAAAATACGAGTTGTTTTTGATGCGAGTGCGCACTTTCAAAACAAATGTCTAAATGAAGAACTCCTTCCTGGACCAGACCACATAAATAGTCTGGTTGGAATACTTTTGAGATTCAGGACAAAGCCTATAGCTCTCTCGTGTGACATTCAAAAAATGTTTCTCAACTTCAAAGTGACAACAGAACACAGAGACTATTTGAGGTTTCTGTGGGTTGACTCAAACCTGTCTGAAGTCAAGGAGTACAGAATGACTGTGCATCTTTTTGGTGCGACGTCTTCACCTGGAGTAGCAACATTTGCGTTGCGCAAACTAGCAACACAAAACAGTTCGAAAAACCCAGAAGCTAGTGCCTTTATCACCGAAAACTTCTACGTGGATGATGGCCTTGCTAGTGTGGCTAGCGTTCCTGAGGCAATCAAGCTTATAGGAGACGCAACAAAGATATGTGCTGATGCCAACCTCCGATTACACAAATTTGCTAGCAACAATAGAGACGTCTTAAAGTCTATACCTATTACAGAAAGAGCTTCTGAGACACAAGGGTTAGACTTGTACAAGGATAAACTGCCTGCTGAGAGAACTCTTGGATTGGAGTAG